One window from the genome of Haloarcula sp. CBA1127 encodes:
- a CDS encoding Zn-ribbon domain-containing OB-fold protein, which translates to MTDGGLDATDPRTLPGFFDALATGELLGGVCADCGQVLLPPRPACYACGSRDVDVEPQSPEGQIFSYTAVHTPPPAFEADAPYTVAVVELADGGRLLGRVAADYADVTIGDPVELTVREPTATEQEVALDYETDWPVHVFEPR; encoded by the coding sequence ATGACTGACGGCGGCCTCGATGCGACCGACCCGCGGACGCTGCCGGGCTTCTTCGATGCGCTCGCCACTGGCGAACTCCTGGGCGGGGTCTGTGCGGACTGTGGACAGGTTCTATTGCCGCCACGACCGGCCTGCTACGCCTGTGGCAGTCGCGATGTCGACGTCGAACCACAGTCCCCCGAGGGCCAGATCTTCTCGTACACGGCGGTCCACACGCCGCCGCCGGCCTTCGAAGCGGACGCGCCCTACACGGTCGCCGTCGTGGAACTCGCGGACGGTGGCCGCCTGCTTGGGCGCGTCGCCGCCGACTACGCCGATGTCACCATCGGGGACCCGGTCGAACTCACGGTGCGTGAGCCGACGGCCACAGAGCAGGAGGTCGCTCTTGACTACGAGACCGACTGGCCGGTTCACGTCTTCGAGCCGCGGTGA
- a CDS encoding carbohydrate ABC transporter permease, which yields MLGSLLTALTAAAERSRSAGRTTSERLQRFETEQLTLHMLAATVVFLIVLPVLIAALVSTKRAGIVTSIGDLAPGGHALSNYRRALIGLEFWRFMLNSFLMSVAVVVGKLIVSLLAALVIVYYRFPYKNAVFLFILFTLLLPVPVRFVPLYRLTTELGMSNTFFAITVPYLASATTVFILRQHFLSIPASLVETAKVDGVGPLRFLWSVLIPMSRAVLVGVSVIMFVYTWNQYLWPLVIINAESLQVAQVGLSLLRGQASTGEVAWSMVMTGSMLTLLPPLALLVLFRRQLLETFTIQQK from the coding sequence ATGCTCGGCTCACTCCTTACTGCGTTGACCGCCGCTGCTGAGCGCTCCCGGTCTGCGGGACGAACTACCAGTGAACGCCTCCAGCGATTCGAGACGGAGCAGCTCACGCTGCACATGCTCGCAGCGACCGTCGTGTTCCTGATCGTACTGCCAGTGTTGATCGCGGCGCTCGTCTCCACGAAGCGGGCGGGTATCGTTACGTCTATCGGCGATCTGGCACCCGGCGGCCACGCGCTGTCGAACTACCGGCGTGCGCTCATCGGCCTCGAATTCTGGCGATTTATGCTCAATTCGTTCCTGATGTCTGTTGCCGTCGTCGTCGGGAAACTGATCGTGTCGCTGCTGGCCGCGCTGGTGATCGTCTACTACAGATTCCCGTACAAGAACGCCGTGTTCCTGTTTATCCTCTTTACTCTCTTGCTCCCGGTCCCAGTCAGGTTTGTGCCGCTGTATCGCCTGACGACGGAGCTTGGCATGAGTAACACCTTCTTCGCGATCACGGTCCCGTATCTGGCCAGCGCGACAACCGTGTTCATTCTGCGCCAGCACTTCTTATCGATTCCAGCCTCACTCGTTGAGACGGCGAAGGTTGACGGTGTCGGTCCATTGCGGTTCCTGTGGTCTGTCCTGATTCCGATGTCCCGTGCCGTTCTCGTGGGCGTGTCGGTGATCATGTTCGTCTACACGTGGAATCAGTACCTCTGGCCGCTGGTGATCATCAACGCTGAGAGCCTGCAGGTCGCACAGGTCGGGCTGAGTCTGCTTCGCGGCCAGGCCAGCACCGGTGAAGTGGCCTGGTCCATGGTGATGACCGGGTCGATGCTGACCCTGTTGCCACCGCTGGCGCTGCTAGTGCTGTTCCGACGACAGCTGCTGGAGACGTTCACGATTCAACAAAAATGA
- a CDS encoding carbohydrate ABC transporter permease → MSTREVFTDRLQAGVLLLPTMVVSLVFLYYPTVRAVGLSLYRASLARGDVFVGLENYRRLASSSEYLRSVLISVLFAVCVVVGVMAVALCVSFLIHEIDVGKGLYLVAVIWPYALPPAVAGLVFLFIAHPNIGIFTSYIEALGVNVNWFSNGPQAFVVVLIAAVWKQIGYNVIFMTAALGNVPESLTETAELDGVSRTQRLLRVYVPIISPTLVFLVIMNTIYGFFGTFPMVDLMTKGGPAGATNILIYDLYRTAFQFYEFGFASAKSVVLFIAVGLLMYGQFRLSDRYAYYGG, encoded by the coding sequence ATGTCCACACGCGAAGTCTTTACGGACCGCCTGCAGGCCGGCGTGTTGCTGTTACCGACGATGGTCGTATCGCTGGTGTTCCTCTACTACCCGACGGTCCGTGCAGTTGGACTCAGTTTGTACCGGGCCTCGCTTGCCCGAGGTGACGTGTTCGTCGGGCTCGAGAACTACAGACGGTTAGCCAGCTCCTCGGAGTATCTCCGGAGCGTCCTGATTTCGGTGCTGTTCGCTGTGTGTGTCGTCGTCGGCGTAATGGCCGTTGCCCTGTGTGTCTCCTTCCTTATCCACGAGATTGATGTCGGAAAGGGGCTGTATCTGGTGGCGGTTATTTGGCCGTACGCACTGCCGCCGGCCGTCGCCGGGCTCGTGTTCCTGTTTATTGCACACCCGAACATCGGTATCTTCACGAGCTACATCGAGGCCCTTGGCGTCAATGTCAACTGGTTCAGCAACGGTCCGCAGGCGTTTGTTGTCGTACTGATTGCGGCAGTCTGGAAGCAGATCGGGTACAATGTTATCTTCATGACAGCCGCGCTCGGCAACGTCCCCGAGTCGCTGACTGAGACCGCCGAGCTCGACGGCGTCTCCCGAACGCAGCGACTGCTGCGCGTGTACGTCCCGATCATCTCGCCGACGCTCGTGTTTCTGGTCATCATGAACACGATCTACGGCTTTTTCGGGACGTTCCCGATGGTCGATCTCATGACGAAAGGTGGGCCCGCCGGTGCGACAAATATCCTCATTTATGACCTCTACCGGACCGCCTTCCAGTTCTACGAGTTTGGATTCGCCTCGGCGAAGTCCGTTGTGCTGTTCATCGCTGTTGGGCTGTTGATGTACGGTCAGTTCCGGCTGAGCGACAGATATGCCTACTACGGAGGATAA
- a CDS encoding ABC transporter ATP-binding protein: MTDVTLQDVRKEFDGVVAVKNIDLQIPDGAFVTVVGPSGCGKSTTLRLIAGLEQATDGNIRMGDQDVTGVEPKNRDVAMVFQNYALYPHMTARRNITFGMKSAGDFSDEEIDRQVAEAASVLDIDDLLDRTPGELSGGERQRVALGRALVRDPEVFLMDEPLSNLDAKLRIKMRAELAKLHSEFGTTTIYVTHDQTEALTLGDRVVVMNDGRIQQVDSPQRLYDYPETRFVAEFIGDPAMNMLSVDLSRDGTGYEAVGPTFRIPLPEGDGLETAAGGQALLGVRPESLSVADSANRSSFDAEVTVTEPLGDSLLLECRTGDQEFKLHAEPRTAVEPGDRVTLTVETERLHLFDPQTGEAIYHAAAAQPPEETGPIDSTL; this comes from the coding sequence ATGACTGACGTAACCTTACAGGACGTACGAAAGGAATTCGATGGTGTCGTCGCCGTGAAAAATATCGACCTCCAGATCCCGGACGGGGCGTTCGTGACGGTGGTCGGGCCGAGTGGTTGTGGCAAAAGCACCACGCTCCGGCTGATCGCCGGGCTGGAGCAGGCTACTGACGGCAATATCCGGATGGGCGATCAGGACGTCACCGGCGTCGAACCGAAAAACCGGGACGTCGCGATGGTGTTCCAGAACTACGCACTGTACCCGCACATGACCGCGCGCCGGAACATCACGTTCGGCATGAAGTCGGCCGGTGACTTCAGTGACGAGGAGATCGACCGTCAGGTGGCAGAAGCCGCATCGGTGCTCGACATCGACGACCTGCTCGACCGAACGCCCGGCGAGCTATCCGGCGGTGAACGACAGCGAGTCGCACTCGGTCGCGCATTAGTCCGGGACCCGGAGGTGTTCCTCATGGACGAACCGCTGTCGAACCTCGACGCCAAACTCCGGATCAAGATGCGGGCTGAACTGGCGAAACTCCACAGCGAATTCGGCACTACCACAATCTACGTGACCCACGACCAGACAGAGGCGCTGACGCTCGGTGACCGGGTGGTGGTGATGAACGACGGCCGCATCCAGCAGGTCGACAGCCCACAGCGGCTGTACGACTACCCCGAGACTCGGTTCGTCGCGGAGTTCATCGGCGACCCCGCGATGAACATGCTCTCCGTGGATCTCTCCCGTGATGGGACTGGATACGAGGCCGTCGGGCCGACGTTTCGCATCCCGTTACCCGAGGGCGACGGTTTGGAAACAGCCGCCGGAGGTCAGGCGTTGCTAGGCGTTCGGCCGGAGAGCCTTTCGGTGGCTGATTCGGCCAACCGAAGCTCGTTCGACGCTGAAGTAACCGTCACCGAACCGCTCGGTGATAGCCTCCTGCTGGAGTGTCGGACCGGCGATCAGGAGTTCAAACTACACGCCGAACCCCGAACGGCCGTCGAGCCGGGCGACCGAGTTACGTTGACAGTTGAGACCGAGCGGCTCCACCTGTTCGACCCACAGACGGGCGAGGCCATCTATCACGCAGCGGCGGCGCAACCACCCGAAGAAACTGGTCCCATCGATAGCACTCTCTAG
- a CDS encoding ABC transporter substrate-binding protein: protein MGGTNGETLQGLVDQFQSETDINANLVFQDSYEGVLTNTLSALDSGEVPDVFQIDSLFAQQVLDTDAVEPVENLLSDDYPVDDFLSNVTSFFTIDDTLTSMPFNNSNAILYYNRSAFEEAGLDPDSPPTTLEEVRSYSQTLVDEGVTEAGLTWPNHVWFVEHFYSVDGQTLLDAENGHAGQPTTMHTDNSTARSLYEWWHEMADNGLFSNPGIEAWGEATSTFLTGKAAMLMTSTASVTGIRSGAEENGFEVDNAFYPTIDGDRTGPVIGGASWFVPSGLPQERQDDIGSFLEFMGRPESQITWHKGTGYYPIRQSAVEQLENDGWFAENPMYRTAFDQLTQAESTPATKRMLIGPARQVQTTIQDMSVELFSGDVGVDEGLSELKSAVEDELDRYYS, encoded by the coding sequence ATGGGTGGGACCAACGGTGAGACGCTGCAGGGGTTAGTCGACCAGTTCCAGTCCGAGACAGATATCAACGCCAACCTCGTTTTTCAGGACTCTTACGAGGGAGTGCTGACGAACACACTGAGCGCACTCGACTCCGGCGAGGTCCCTGATGTCTTCCAGATCGACAGTCTGTTCGCCCAGCAAGTCCTCGATACGGACGCAGTCGAGCCCGTCGAGAACTTGCTCTCCGACGACTACCCGGTCGATGACTTTCTATCAAACGTGACCTCGTTTTTCACCATCGATGATACGCTCACATCGATGCCGTTCAACAACTCCAACGCGATTCTCTATTACAACCGGTCGGCGTTTGAGGAAGCCGGGCTCGACCCGGACAGCCCGCCGACAACGCTTGAGGAAGTGCGTAGTTACTCACAGACGCTTGTCGACGAAGGGGTCACCGAAGCTGGGCTCACCTGGCCGAACCACGTCTGGTTCGTCGAGCACTTCTACTCTGTCGACGGACAGACGCTACTCGACGCCGAGAACGGCCATGCCGGCCAGCCGACGACGATGCACACGGACAACAGCACGGCTCGGTCGCTGTATGAGTGGTGGCACGAGATGGCTGATAACGGCCTGTTCAGCAACCCCGGAATCGAGGCCTGGGGGGAAGCAACGTCCACATTCCTTACCGGGAAAGCCGCTATGTTGATGACCTCGACGGCATCGGTCACTGGTATCCGCTCCGGCGCAGAGGAAAACGGATTCGAGGTCGACAACGCATTTTACCCGACGATTGACGGCGATCGAACCGGGCCGGTTATCGGTGGTGCTTCGTGGTTCGTTCCCTCCGGACTGCCACAGGAGCGCCAGGACGACATCGGCAGCTTCCTCGAATTCATGGGACGACCGGAATCACAGATCACCTGGCACAAGGGGACTGGCTACTACCCGATTCGACAGAGCGCTGTCGAGCAGCTCGAAAACGACGGCTGGTTTGCGGAGAACCCGATGTACCGAACCGCGTTCGACCAGTTGACACAGGCCGAGAGCACGCCGGCGACGAAACGGATGCTCATCGGTCCAGCTCGACAGGTCCAGACAACAATTCAGGATATGTCAGTCGAGCTGTTCAGTGGCGATGTCGGCGTCGACGAGGGACTCTCCGAGCTGAAATCGGCCGTCGAAGACGAACTGGACCGATACTACAGCTAA
- a CDS encoding MgtC/SapB family protein translates to MTVMSAIANTAVFGGIDGITIDPEILHLFIAGALGMLLGLEREWANKSAGIRTFTLTSLVGAAAMSLNEPILLASGGALVLVQGGLLGIRGIVAQWTGEDSELDSGLSLTTSTSLLVAYAVGILVGADHVLIGVIIGITSSFLLVLRRELHDFANQLSREEVRSAGEFAIISFVVYPLLPGGTYGPWDAIDPKLVWMLVIAVSGIGFVNYIVMQRYGSKGIAVTGFFGGLVNSTAVIGEIAGRAKGNAGITELAVGTILIADAAMAVRNLAIIVAFVPESAVSVGLPLGLIAISGVGLAYYDSDWEGDLELDFDSPFSSANALKFGLLFLAVLVLTAGAQRIFGTAGFLITSFLSGIVSSGTTTTTAVTLTSTGQISPAVAAQGVLAGTLSSILVKIGFATSINRSLLAPVVRKSLYLSLIGIGGVVISIQLV, encoded by the coding sequence ATGACTGTAATGAGTGCAATCGCGAATACGGCCGTTTTCGGAGGTATAGATGGGATAACTATCGATCCTGAGATACTACACCTTTTTATTGCAGGTGCACTTGGTATGCTGCTTGGGCTCGAACGAGAGTGGGCCAACAAGTCGGCAGGAATCCGCACGTTTACGCTGACCAGCCTGGTCGGCGCTGCCGCAATGTCGCTCAACGAGCCGATACTACTTGCTTCGGGAGGGGCACTGGTACTCGTTCAAGGAGGGTTGCTTGGGATCCGGGGCATAGTCGCACAGTGGACCGGCGAGGATAGTGAGTTGGACTCCGGGCTGTCCCTGACAACGTCGACTTCACTCCTTGTCGCGTACGCGGTCGGGATTTTGGTTGGAGCCGATCACGTCCTGATCGGCGTCATCATCGGTATAACGTCATCGTTCCTACTAGTCCTTCGAAGGGAGCTACACGACTTTGCAAACCAGCTATCGCGAGAAGAAGTACGCAGCGCCGGTGAGTTTGCGATCATCTCGTTTGTCGTGTATCCGCTCCTGCCCGGCGGAACGTACGGGCCATGGGATGCGATTGATCCGAAACTGGTCTGGATGCTCGTGATTGCAGTCAGTGGGATCGGGTTTGTCAACTATATCGTGATGCAGCGATACGGGAGCAAGGGGATCGCAGTCACCGGCTTCTTCGGTGGTCTGGTGAACTCCACTGCTGTGATCGGCGAAATCGCGGGCCGTGCAAAAGGCAACGCTGGGATCACAGAACTCGCGGTGGGAACGATACTGATCGCCGATGCGGCGATGGCAGTCCGTAATTTAGCAATCATCGTTGCATTCGTCCCCGAGTCGGCAGTCAGTGTTGGACTGCCCCTCGGCCTGATCGCGATTAGTGGCGTCGGACTCGCATATTACGATAGCGACTGGGAGGGTGATCTGGAACTAGATTTCGACTCGCCGTTTAGCAGCGCGAACGCGCTGAAATTCGGACTGCTCTTCCTCGCGGTCTTGGTTCTCACCGCCGGAGCACAGCGCATATTCGGAACAGCCGGCTTCCTGATTACGAGCTTCCTCAGCGGAATCGTATCGAGCGGCACGACGACAACGACCGCAGTAACGCTGACGTCGACTGGTCAAATATCGCCGGCAGTAGCGGCGCAGGGTGTGCTGGCCGGGACGCTCTCCAGTATCCTCGTGAAAATCGGGTTTGCAACGAGTATCAACCGCTCACTGCTAGCGCCGGTGGTGCGAAAGTCACTCTACTTGTCGCTGATCGGAATCGGCGGCGTGGTTATCAGCATCCAATTAGTATGA
- a CDS encoding glycerophosphodiester phosphodiesterase, whose product MVRIPDICRRTVLKSTSAVALGSIVGTAAGRENDHSSTEPPIASSPILAAHRGYRGLYPQNTIAAVQQAAYGGPSSHEYNTDMMECDLVPAGGKPWKGEDFEIVVFHDDKLDDLTDESGYVWENDVQTVLNAEIRDSGQTIPRLDEFVEATPDSIPLNIEWKAAGVSPDDDASASAVETWDPFTEQALDVLSNHENDFIVQSFEKAALQSVRNSDSEVPIAYLLWDSIEEGLSVVRDLDAEYIQPPYNMIMNTPFFNEDYYLEDPDFAEIDLVETAHEEGRKVIPYTITTWHQAEKLVEAGVDGIIADYPGVLD is encoded by the coding sequence ATGGTTCGAATACCAGACATATGCCGTCGAACCGTGCTGAAGAGTACGTCTGCTGTCGCACTCGGGTCCATCGTGGGCACTGCGGCTGGCAGGGAAAACGATCACAGCAGTACCGAACCGCCTATCGCTTCCTCACCGATCCTCGCTGCACACCGTGGCTACCGGGGTCTATATCCGCAAAACACCATCGCCGCAGTTCAGCAGGCAGCGTACGGCGGTCCTAGCAGTCACGAGTACAATACCGATATGATGGAATGCGATCTCGTGCCTGCAGGCGGGAAACCCTGGAAGGGTGAGGACTTCGAAATCGTCGTTTTCCACGACGATAAGCTAGACGACCTAACAGACGAATCCGGATACGTCTGGGAGAACGACGTGCAGACGGTTCTGAACGCTGAAATCCGTGACAGCGGTCAGACGATCCCTCGATTAGACGAGTTCGTCGAAGCGACGCCGGACAGTATCCCGCTCAATATCGAGTGGAAAGCTGCGGGTGTCTCTCCCGATGATGATGCGTCAGCATCTGCCGTCGAAACTTGGGACCCGTTTACGGAACAGGCACTTGATGTCCTCTCCAATCACGAGAACGACTTTATCGTCCAGTCGTTCGAAAAGGCTGCGCTGCAGTCCGTTCGTAACTCAGACTCCGAGGTTCCGATAGCGTACTTGCTCTGGGACTCAATTGAAGAGGGTCTCTCTGTCGTCCGTGACCTGGACGCGGAGTACATCCAGCCGCCGTACAATATGATCATGAACACGCCCTTCTTCAACGAGGACTACTACCTCGAAGACCCGGATTTCGCCGAGATCGATCTGGTCGAGACCGCTCACGAGGAAGGTCGGAAGGTAATCCCGTACACGATAACGACATGGCATCAGGCGGAGAAGCTCGTCGAGGCCGGTGTTGACGGAATCATCGCTGACTACCCCGGCGTGCTCGACTGA
- a CDS encoding NADH:flavin oxidoreductase, with product MTLFDGTTLNELSLDNRVGLAPMTRVSATDDGHATAEMAQYYQRFADGGFSFLITEGTYPDNAYSQGYLNQPGLATDTQAAAWKQVTEAVHDAGVPIFAQLMHAGAQSQGNPHIDGEQTIAPSAVQPEGQKAEAYGGSGEFPTPKAATVDELADIRDSFVTSAQNAIEAGFDGVEIHGANGYLLHEFLSAEFNQRDDEYGGKPANRVRYPREVVAAIDEATPADFVVGIRVSQSTALDETHRWPEGEDAAAVFFDELSAAGADYIHVTEPDATTPAFGDDGPTLAGAATEYAADETVIIDNGGLGTPDAAREKVDAGADLVTLATSALANPDWPDKVSEGEELTAFDPAEFLAPSAELSEHELQTGGASADD from the coding sequence GTGACACTGTTCGACGGAACTACACTCAACGAGTTGTCGTTAGACAACCGAGTTGGCCTCGCGCCGATGACACGGGTGAGCGCCACCGACGACGGCCATGCGACGGCGGAGATGGCACAGTACTATCAGCGGTTCGCTGACGGTGGGTTCTCGTTCCTTATTACAGAGGGGACGTATCCAGACAACGCATACAGCCAGGGGTATCTGAACCAGCCAGGGCTGGCGACCGACACGCAAGCGGCGGCCTGGAAACAGGTTACCGAGGCAGTCCACGACGCTGGTGTCCCGATCTTCGCCCAGTTGATGCACGCCGGGGCACAGAGTCAGGGGAATCCACATATCGACGGGGAACAGACGATTGCCCCGTCGGCGGTGCAACCGGAGGGACAAAAGGCCGAAGCCTACGGCGGGAGCGGTGAATTTCCTACGCCCAAAGCAGCCACGGTCGATGAGCTAGCCGATATCCGTGACTCGTTCGTTACCTCGGCACAGAACGCCATCGAAGCGGGGTTCGATGGTGTCGAAATCCACGGTGCAAATGGGTACCTGCTTCACGAATTCCTCTCGGCAGAGTTCAATCAACGTGACGACGAGTACGGCGGTAAGCCCGCAAACCGGGTGCGCTATCCGCGTGAGGTTGTCGCCGCGATTGACGAGGCGACACCTGCCGATTTCGTCGTTGGCATCCGTGTCTCACAGTCGACCGCCCTTGACGAGACACACCGGTGGCCCGAAGGCGAGGACGCCGCAGCGGTGTTTTTCGATGAACTGTCGGCGGCTGGTGCCGACTACATCCACGTTACTGAACCCGATGCGACCACGCCAGCGTTTGGTGACGACGGACCGACCCTGGCCGGTGCCGCAACTGAGTACGCCGCCGATGAGACAGTCATCATCGACAACGGCGGGCTTGGAACGCCTGACGCAGCACGCGAGAAGGTCGATGCCGGTGCCGACCTCGTAACGCTGGCGACGAGCGCACTCGCCAATCCGGACTGGCCTGACAAAGTCTCGGAGGGTGAGGAACTGACTGCATTCGACCCTGCTGAGTTCCTCGCTCCGTCCGCAGAACTCTCGGAGCATGAACTGCAGACAGGCGGTGCCTCGGCCGACGACTGA
- a CDS encoding beta-ketoacyl synthase N-terminal-like domain-containing protein, protein MPEPVIASVGASPLGRTDLPGRDLFSVALAEAFDDLPDPADIVEAVYVGNQSETYEHQIMQGTLLAEWAGLRHVPAERVEGCAAAGALALRHAVKDVRNGEHEAVLACGVEKMTSAGTSGATDALSAAFDRAIEQRSGITAPSQYALLGQRYLHETDATERDLAEIAVKNHANAARNPRAQFPKEIDVATVLESDPVAPPLKLYDCAPVGDGAAAVLVTTAEMAAELDQPQVRVAGTGASANNIAVAERDMTDIAGARVATETAYEEAGIDAAAVDIAEVHDAFTVCEALLAEAAGFAPAGTGYQSYLSPAERADGWTDVQLSPSGGLKARGHPIGATGLLQALEAYEQLTGVAGDRAVEGAETALLLNEGGVGDAVTVGHVLTTAEAP, encoded by the coding sequence ATGCCAGAGCCAGTTATCGCATCGGTCGGTGCCTCACCACTCGGCCGAACAGACCTCCCGGGCCGTGACCTGTTTTCGGTCGCGCTTGCGGAGGCGTTCGACGACCTGCCCGACCCTGCCGACATCGTCGAAGCGGTGTACGTCGGCAACCAGTCGGAGACCTACGAACACCAGATTATGCAGGGGACGCTGCTGGCCGAGTGGGCCGGCCTCCGCCACGTCCCCGCAGAGCGAGTCGAGGGGTGTGCCGCCGCGGGCGCGCTCGCGCTGCGGCACGCAGTCAAGGACGTCCGCAACGGCGAACACGAGGCAGTGCTCGCGTGCGGCGTCGAGAAGATGACGTCCGCGGGCACCAGCGGCGCGACGGACGCGCTCTCGGCGGCGTTCGACCGCGCCATCGAGCAGCGGTCCGGCATCACCGCACCCAGCCAGTACGCACTGCTCGGTCAGCGCTACCTCCACGAGACCGACGCCACAGAACGGGACCTTGCCGAGATTGCAGTGAAGAACCACGCCAACGCCGCTCGCAACCCCCGGGCGCAGTTTCCGAAGGAGATCGACGTGGCGACCGTGCTGGAATCGGACCCCGTTGCCCCGCCGCTGAAGCTCTACGACTGTGCGCCGGTCGGAGACGGTGCCGCCGCCGTCCTCGTGACGACCGCCGAGATGGCGGCCGAGCTTGACCAACCACAGGTGCGCGTCGCGGGCACTGGGGCTTCTGCGAACAACATCGCGGTCGCTGAGCGGGATATGACCGACATCGCGGGCGCTCGCGTTGCTACCGAGACGGCTTACGAGGAAGCAGGCATCGACGCCGCGGCCGTCGACATCGCGGAGGTCCACGACGCTTTCACCGTTTGCGAGGCGTTGCTCGCGGAGGCCGCCGGCTTCGCTCCCGCAGGAACGGGCTATCAGAGCTACCTGTCACCAGCGGAGCGAGCTGACGGCTGGACGGACGTGCAGTTGAGCCCGAGTGGGGGACTGAAGGCCCGCGGTCACCCTATCGGTGCAACCGGGCTCCTGCAGGCGCTTGAAGCCTACGAACAGCTCACGGGCGTTGCGGGCGACCGGGCCGTCGAGGGTGCTGAGACGGCCCTGTTGCTCAACGAAGGGGGCGTTGGGGATGCGGTTACCGTTGGTCACGTGCTCACGACGGCGGAGGCACCATGA
- a CDS encoding HAD-IIA family hydrolase — MTYTSAIIDLDGTVYRGDSLVENAAEGVRTVRKAGLSTLFVTNKPIDRREKYCEKLNALGIDCSSDGIITSATASADYLSAQYPEREIYVIGEDALVAELRAAGLKTTTDPERAGTVIASLDFGFDYQTLQDALIALTENDALFIATNPDRTCPVDGGEIPDAAGMIGAIEGVTGQELDQLIGKPSNVILQMALERLGSEPEHCLMIGDRLGTDIRMGNQAGMETVLPLTGVTSTAELEESDVSPDHVVTDLSELAAIVEHGQ, encoded by the coding sequence ATGACATACACCAGTGCAATTATCGATCTCGACGGTACAGTCTATCGCGGAGATTCGTTAGTCGAAAACGCTGCAGAGGGAGTACGGACAGTACGTAAGGCGGGGCTTTCGACGCTGTTCGTCACCAACAAGCCGATTGATCGGCGTGAAAAGTATTGCGAGAAGCTGAACGCACTGGGCATTGACTGCAGCAGTGATGGCATCATCACGTCCGCCACCGCATCAGCGGATTATCTATCCGCGCAGTATCCGGAGCGCGAAATCTACGTCATCGGCGAGGACGCCTTGGTTGCGGAGTTGCGCGCCGCTGGGCTGAAAACGACGACCGACCCAGAGCGAGCAGGCACTGTGATCGCGTCACTTGATTTCGGTTTTGATTACCAGACGCTACAGGATGCGCTAATCGCACTCACGGAGAACGACGCGCTTTTCATTGCGACTAACCCGGATCGAACGTGTCCTGTGGATGGCGGTGAGATACCCGATGCAGCGGGGATGATCGGGGCAATTGAAGGAGTAACCGGGCAGGAATTGGACCAGTTGATCGGCAAGCCGTCCAACGTCATCCTTCAGATGGCGCTGGAACGCCTCGGTAGTGAGCCGGAGCACTGTCTCATGATCGGTGATCGCCTCGGGACAGACATCAGAATGGGAAACCAGGCCGGGATGGAAACGGTACTGCCACTAACTGGCGTTACCAGTACGGCGGAGTTAGAAGAAAGTGACGTGAGTCCTGACCACGTTGTGACCGACCTTTCAGAGCTGGCAGCGATCGTAGAACACGGACAGTAG